In the Natronobacterium texcoconense genome, one interval contains:
- the mct gene encoding succinyl-CoA:mesaconate CoA-transferase: MIDGKDSGSTDGGALSNLRVLDLTQVLAGPYCTMLLADLGADVVKIERPGGDLIRSNPPFVDDADEEAYGGYFQSVNRGKRSIELDFNEEADREDFLSLVEEADIVVENYRSGTMEKYDLGYETLREYNPQLIYSSIRGFGDPRTGETERQGQPSFDLIAQALGGVMEITGQEDGPPTKVGPGIGDLFTATLNCIGILAAVNHREQTGEGQYVDTGMYDAMISMTERAIYQQSYTGEPPTRRGNSHPTLFPYNAFETADGYAVVAAFGTNHWTEVCAAMDRQDLADEYPTAADRLEHREYLRDQIADWALERTTDELVDALEGRVPVAPVQNTEEIFDDPHVHARDMLVPVEQPGSGEDVEIAGSPIKMTETPPEPRGRAPLLDEHREEVLGEKAETAADD, encoded by the coding sequence ATGATCGATGGTAAAGATTCGGGCTCCACTGACGGGGGCGCGCTCTCGAACCTACGGGTGCTCGACCTGACGCAGGTGCTGGCCGGACCGTACTGTACGATGTTGCTCGCGGACCTGGGTGCAGACGTGGTCAAGATCGAGCGACCGGGCGGCGATCTCATCCGATCGAACCCACCGTTCGTCGACGATGCGGACGAAGAAGCCTACGGCGGCTACTTCCAGAGTGTCAACCGCGGAAAGCGAAGCATCGAACTCGACTTCAACGAGGAGGCCGACCGCGAGGACTTCCTCTCGCTCGTCGAGGAGGCAGATATCGTCGTCGAGAACTACCGGTCCGGGACGATGGAGAAGTACGACCTCGGCTACGAAACCCTCCGTGAGTACAACCCACAGCTCATCTACTCCTCGATCCGTGGCTTCGGCGATCCACGCACCGGCGAGACCGAACGGCAAGGCCAACCCTCGTTCGACCTCATCGCGCAGGCACTCGGCGGCGTCATGGAGATCACCGGCCAGGAAGACGGGCCACCGACGAAAGTCGGTCCCGGCATCGGCGACCTCTTTACCGCGACGCTTAACTGCATCGGCATCCTCGCGGCCGTCAACCACCGCGAACAGACCGGCGAGGGCCAGTACGTCGACACCGGGATGTACGACGCCATGATCAGCATGACCGAACGCGCGATCTACCAGCAGTCCTACACTGGCGAGCCCCCGACCCGACGGGGCAACTCCCACCCGACGCTGTTTCCCTACAACGCCTTCGAGACGGCAGACGGCTACGCCGTCGTCGCCGCCTTCGGCACCAACCACTGGACGGAAGTCTGTGCCGCAATGGACCGCCAGGACCTCGCCGACGAGTACCCGACCGCCGCGGACCGTCTCGAACACCGCGAGTACCTGCGCGACCAGATCGCCGACTGGGCCCTCGAGCGGACGACCGACGAACTAGTCGACGCACTCGAGGGTCGCGTCCCGGTCGCGCCGGTCCAGAACACCGAGGAGATCTTCGACGATCCGCACGTCCACGCTCGTGACATGCTCGTGCCGGTCGAACAGCCCGGTTCGGGTGAGGACGTCGAAATCGCGGGATCGCCGATCAAGATGACCGAAACGCCACCCGAGCCGCGGGGTCGAGCGCCGCTGCTGGACGAACACCGGGAGGAAGTGCTGGGGGAGAAAGCGGAGACGGCCGCGGACGATTGA
- a CDS encoding YciE/YciF ferroxidase family protein, with protein METTVDHIDDLEELFHHKLAQQYYVEQELVETLDEMAINATNDQMSEGFADHRDETRTQVQRLEEVFAELDRPAERRKTPILDALEEERHALEDAIDDDDLLDMAYMNAGMMTERIEMTAYEGLSMMATQIGYDDEISKPLESNYDEEKSAYRELDAMATASDMKSLWDRLTP; from the coding sequence ATGGAGACGACTGTCGACCACATCGACGACCTCGAGGAACTGTTCCACCACAAACTCGCCCAGCAGTACTACGTCGAGCAGGAACTCGTCGAGACGTTAGACGAGATGGCGATCAACGCGACCAACGACCAGATGAGCGAGGGATTTGCCGACCACCGCGACGAGACACGAACGCAGGTCCAGCGACTCGAGGAGGTCTTCGCCGAACTCGATCGGCCAGCGGAACGCCGGAAGACGCCGATTCTCGACGCGCTCGAGGAGGAACGCCACGCGCTCGAGGACGCGATCGACGACGACGACCTGCTGGACATGGCCTACATGAACGCCGGAATGATGACCGAGCGGATCGAGATGACTGCTTACGAAGGGCTCTCGATGATGGCGACCCAGATCGGCTACGACGACGAGATCAGCAAGCCCCTCGAGTCGAACTACGACGAGGAGAAGTCTGCTTACCGCGAACTCGACGCGATGGCGACAGCCAGCGATATGAAGTCGCTATGGGACCGGCTGACGCCGTAG
- the glmS gene encoding methylaspartate mutase subunit S, which yields MVLHTMPRTVVLGVIGSDAHVVGITILEQAFSAAGFDVVNLGVQTSQQEFAEAAVAHDAEAVLVSSLYGHAEQDCQGFHEVLEAADVDAVTYIGGNLAVGQDDFEQTRRTFQELGFDRVFDSETDPEEAIAALRQDLEITPTESERATITS from the coding sequence ATGGTTCTGCACACGATGCCCAGAACGGTCGTCCTCGGCGTGATCGGTTCCGACGCTCACGTCGTTGGCATTACGATCCTAGAGCAGGCGTTCAGTGCAGCCGGCTTCGACGTCGTCAACCTCGGCGTCCAGACTTCCCAGCAGGAGTTCGCCGAGGCAGCAGTAGCACACGACGCGGAGGCTGTACTGGTATCCTCGCTCTACGGCCACGCCGAGCAGGACTGTCAGGGATTCCACGAGGTCCTGGAAGCGGCCGACGTCGACGCCGTCACCTACATCGGCGGCAACCTCGCCGTCGGACAGGACGACTTCGAGCAGACCCGGCGAACGTTCCAGGAGCTCGGTTTCGACCGCGTCTTCGACTCCGAAACCGACCCCGAGGAAGCAATCGCCGCCCTGCGACAGGACCTCGAGATCACACCGACCGAGTCGGAGCGTGCTACTATCACTTCCTAG
- a CDS encoding MFS transporter — translation MNGNDRAIARFTMIGHATFHVYELTIPLFVVIWLDAFDVSPALLGTVVAVGYGLVGVGALPSGILADRYGSKRLVVLSMAGMGGGFALVSLAPNVAVLGVALVVWGAAASLYHPAGLSLITRGSQRQGTVLAYHGAAGNVGTALGPLAAAIALTVLEWRVVAVLFVLPAVIGVLAAYGLTFDETAGVEADDGARGAPDGGSSPDANGRIDGLGDLLEQTKLLFVGSFVIAFAIALIAGTYYRGVFTFLPDVLADLPVFEPAEIAGEEFEPSQYAYAGLLLIGAVGQYAGGKISDYRSPELAIVGAFVALIVVTLSFPVATQLGLAATLLACAALGFFVYLEVPIHQALIGTYAPADAHGLSFGYTYLGAFGIGAAGASIAGIVLTYGGTGLLFLVLTVFPTVGLLLGGYLAVKTRRS, via the coding sequence ATGAACGGGAACGATCGCGCCATCGCTCGCTTTACGATGATCGGGCACGCGACGTTCCACGTCTACGAACTCACGATCCCGCTGTTCGTCGTGATCTGGCTGGACGCCTTCGACGTCTCCCCGGCCCTGCTCGGGACCGTCGTCGCCGTCGGCTACGGACTCGTCGGCGTCGGCGCGCTCCCGAGTGGCATTCTCGCGGATCGATACGGCTCGAAGCGACTCGTCGTCCTCTCGATGGCCGGCATGGGCGGCGGGTTCGCGCTCGTAAGTCTCGCCCCGAACGTCGCCGTCCTGGGTGTCGCACTCGTCGTCTGGGGTGCGGCCGCGAGCCTTTACCATCCCGCCGGACTCTCGCTCATTACCCGCGGCTCGCAGCGCCAGGGAACCGTCCTCGCCTACCACGGCGCGGCGGGAAACGTCGGGACGGCGCTCGGGCCGCTGGCCGCAGCGATCGCACTCACCGTTCTCGAGTGGCGGGTCGTCGCCGTCCTCTTCGTTCTCCCCGCCGTGATCGGCGTCCTCGCGGCGTACGGACTCACGTTCGACGAAACTGCAGGGGTCGAAGCAGACGACGGTGCGCGCGGAGCCCCCGACGGAGGGTCGTCACCCGACGCCAACGGGCGGATCGACGGGCTCGGAGACCTCCTCGAGCAGACGAAACTGCTGTTCGTCGGAAGCTTCGTGATCGCGTTCGCCATCGCGTTGATCGCGGGAACGTACTACAGAGGCGTCTTCACGTTCCTCCCGGACGTGCTGGCTGACCTGCCGGTCTTCGAGCCAGCCGAAATTGCGGGCGAGGAGTTCGAACCGAGCCAGTACGCCTACGCCGGCCTGTTGCTGATCGGGGCCGTCGGCCAGTACGCCGGCGGGAAGATCAGCGACTATCGTTCGCCCGAACTGGCGATCGTCGGCGCGTTCGTCGCGCTGATCGTTGTTACGCTCTCGTTCCCCGTCGCCACGCAACTGGGACTCGCCGCGACGCTGCTGGCCTGTGCCGCGCTCGGCTTTTTCGTCTACCTCGAGGTGCCGATCCACCAGGCGCTGATCGGGACGTACGCTCCCGCGGACGCTCACGGACTGTCGTTCGGCTACACCTACCTCGGCGCGTTCGGCATCGGTGCGGCGGGCGCGTCGATCGCCGGCATCGTCCTCACCTACGGCGGGACGGGTCTGCTCTTTCTCGTGCTCACCGTCTTCCCGACGGTCGGGCTACTCCTGGGTGGCTACCTGGCGGTGAAAACCCGACGTTCCTGA
- a CDS encoding methylaspartate mutase subunit E, whose amino-acid sequence MIRDERIPSDELRRIDEEIRSGWPTGSEVDFEDAIAYHESLPAHKRFADVLESADKPLLQPRAGVPRLDDQIELLEYLHGEGKADLLPTTIDSYTRDNEYGKAQEGLEKARETGEDTLNGFPAVNHGVDGCRELIDSIEAPIEVRHGTPDARLLAAITFAGGFQSFEGGPISYNIPYTKRHGLEETIEKWQFVDRLAGAYTERGVRINREPFGPLTGTLVPPSIAIAIMIVEGQLAATQGVRSITLGYGQVGNVVQDVAALNALQKLGDEYLPDEVVVTTVFHEWMGGFPPDEARANGVISLGGMTAAIAQPDKVITKSPQEFQGVPTKEANASGLRTTRQVIDMAIEQNIDIDGIAEEQDLIERETRCLMDTIFEHGDGDVVQGTIRAFDSGALDVPFAPSDSAKGAVLPARDDDGRVRIFEWADLEMDDDIKEIHKARLSRRADTEGRDQSFRMVADDVDAISDGKLIGRPHPPQGDA is encoded by the coding sequence ATGATACGAGACGAACGTATTCCATCCGACGAGCTACGGCGTATCGACGAAGAGATCCGGTCCGGCTGGCCGACCGGAAGCGAGGTCGACTTCGAGGACGCGATCGCGTACCACGAGTCGCTTCCCGCCCACAAGCGGTTCGCCGACGTCCTCGAGTCGGCCGACAAGCCGCTCTTGCAGCCGCGGGCCGGCGTTCCACGGCTCGACGACCAGATCGAGTTGCTCGAGTACCTCCACGGGGAGGGAAAGGCCGACCTCTTGCCGACGACTATCGACTCCTACACGCGCGACAACGAGTACGGGAAAGCTCAGGAGGGCCTCGAGAAGGCCCGCGAGACGGGCGAGGACACCCTCAACGGCTTCCCCGCGGTCAACCACGGGGTCGACGGCTGTCGCGAGTTGATCGATTCGATCGAGGCACCGATCGAGGTGCGCCACGGCACGCCCGACGCACGACTGCTCGCGGCGATCACCTTCGCTGGCGGCTTCCAGAGCTTCGAGGGTGGGCCGATCTCGTACAACATCCCGTACACGAAACGCCACGGGCTCGAGGAGACCATCGAGAAGTGGCAGTTCGTGGATCGACTCGCGGGCGCGTACACGGAACGGGGTGTGCGGATCAACCGCGAACCGTTCGGCCCGCTCACGGGAACGCTCGTCCCGCCATCGATCGCGATCGCGATCATGATCGTCGAGGGACAGCTCGCCGCCACACAGGGCGTGCGCTCGATCACGCTCGGCTACGGGCAGGTCGGTAACGTCGTTCAGGACGTCGCTGCCCTGAACGCCCTGCAGAAACTGGGCGACGAGTACCTCCCCGACGAGGTCGTCGTCACGACCGTCTTCCACGAGTGGATGGGCGGCTTCCCGCCGGACGAGGCCCGCGCCAACGGCGTCATCAGCCTCGGCGGGATGACCGCTGCGATTGCCCAGCCGGACAAGGTCATCACCAAGTCTCCACAGGAGTTCCAGGGGGTGCCGACCAAGGAGGCAAACGCCTCCGGCCTGCGCACGACGCGACAGGTCATCGACATGGCGATCGAACAGAACATCGACATCGACGGCATCGCGGAGGAACAGGACCTCATCGAGCGCGAGACGCGGTGTCTGATGGATACCATCTTCGAGCACGGCGACGGCGACGTCGTCCAGGGAACGATCCGGGCCTTCGACTCCGGCGCGCTGGACGTCCCCTTCGCCCCCAGCGACAGTGCGAAGGGAGCCGTCCTTCCCGCCCGCGACGACGACGGTCGCGTCCGCATCTTCGAGTGGGCCGACCTCGAGATGGACGACGACATCAAGGAGATCCACAAGGCACGACTCTCGCGACGCGCCGACACCGAAGGACGCGACCAGTCGTTCCGGATGGTCGCGGACGACGTCGACGCGATCAGCGACGGAAAGCTCATCGGCCGACCACACCCGCCACAGGGGGATGCCTAA
- the citE gene encoding L-malyl-CoA/beta-methylmalyl-CoA lyase, whose product MTDDIRLCRTFQTAPAAVPKDDSAKYLTSGLEADGFQAPDWLVPDLEDGTAPDMKAEGLENTIEKVPEYEFPGEIWPRVEWSYEDETYREKGRNQIDRLVSEIGDEIDGVVVPKVGRLEDVKHAAEAVAEAESEHGYADGSIGLSIIIETGRARSDLREIARFGEDSRLTALVFGPVDYAAELGGRDLGDGMPRWDGLLEALSNEASAGGLLSIGGPFDDLFKERAGLTYYNADEYADQVEHEARLGLDGSWSLYPKQTIQANTVHMPTPDELERDVSKIERFNEAKREGTGAVTLDGQMVDEATFKNFRNTVQQVRAIHDTRPEQAEEYYDGDLLERALELELSYR is encoded by the coding sequence ATGACCGACGACATCCGACTCTGTCGAACCTTCCAGACCGCACCGGCCGCCGTTCCGAAAGACGACTCGGCGAAGTACCTCACCTCCGGCCTCGAGGCCGACGGCTTCCAGGCACCCGACTGGCTCGTGCCTGACCTGGAAGACGGCACTGCGCCCGACATGAAAGCGGAGGGCCTCGAGAACACCATCGAGAAGGTGCCCGAGTACGAGTTCCCGGGCGAAATCTGGCCTCGCGTCGAGTGGAGCTACGAGGACGAAACCTACCGCGAGAAGGGGCGTAACCAGATCGACCGCCTCGTAAGCGAGATTGGCGACGAAATCGACGGCGTCGTCGTCCCGAAGGTGGGCCGACTCGAGGACGTAAAACACGCCGCGGAAGCCGTCGCCGAGGCCGAATCGGAACACGGCTACGCCGACGGCTCGATCGGCCTCTCGATCATCATCGAGACCGGCCGCGCCCGCTCGGACCTGCGTGAGATCGCCAGGTTCGGCGAGGACTCCCGGCTGACCGCGCTCGTCTTCGGGCCCGTCGACTACGCGGCCGAACTCGGCGGCCGGGACCTGGGCGACGGAATGCCACGCTGGGACGGTCTGCTCGAGGCGCTCTCGAACGAGGCCAGCGCCGGCGGCCTGCTCTCGATCGGCGGCCCCTTCGACGACCTGTTCAAGGAACGCGCGGGACTGACCTACTACAACGCCGACGAGTACGCAGACCAGGTCGAACACGAAGCCCGTCTCGGTCTGGACGGCTCCTGGTCGCTGTACCCCAAACAGACGATCCAGGCCAACACCGTCCACATGCCTACGCCCGACGAGCTCGAGCGCGACGTGAGCAAGATCGAACGGTTCAACGAGGCCAAACGCGAAGGGACCGGTGCCGTCACGCTCGACGGCCAGATGGTCGACGAAGCGACGTTCAAGAACTTCCGCAACACCGTCCAGCAGGTCCGCGCAATCCACGACACCCGCCCGGAGCAGGCCGAGGAGTACTACGACGGAGATCTGCTCGAGCGCGCGCTCGAACTCGAATTGTCGTACCGATAG
- the mch gene encoding 2-methylfumaryl-CoA hydratase, whose amino-acid sequence MTDWTDPETFSQALERADTKEKGNCFEDFEEGDVVEHDPGLTLTQFGNEGWMSQTLNHDPAYWRSDAAEARGFDEPPIHPDYLTAATLGITVEDLSEKGGYFLGRTDVRFPGTPVYAGTELHVESEVVSTATSSSRPEYGIVSWRTRGMAAETGEILCSYERTNMIPRREPVATDGSGETTTDESDTPELPEAFVTPEGGYFEDFVAALEEAEDRDAAVAYRHERGRTQDDVTVASLPLATLNTAKQHHNVDVMGDSPSGDIVTYGDVTRSTALGHARSDEETWREVGFDDEGFHTFVAAGDTVYAFTRVLEAEDRASSDEAGTVRFEHIAFNQDDEPVYSGTRTAEIQKRTY is encoded by the coding sequence ATGACTGACTGGACGGACCCGGAGACGTTCTCGCAGGCACTCGAGCGAGCCGACACGAAAGAGAAAGGGAACTGCTTCGAGGACTTCGAGGAGGGAGACGTCGTCGAACACGACCCCGGCCTTACGCTCACGCAGTTCGGCAACGAGGGATGGATGAGCCAGACCCTGAATCACGATCCAGCCTACTGGCGATCCGACGCAGCCGAGGCACGCGGGTTCGACGAACCACCCATCCACCCCGACTATCTCACTGCCGCCACACTCGGTATCACCGTCGAGGACTTGAGCGAAAAAGGCGGTTACTTCCTCGGGCGCACCGACGTCCGGTTCCCCGGGACGCCAGTCTACGCCGGCACCGAACTCCACGTCGAGAGCGAGGTGGTCAGTACGGCCACCTCGAGTTCCCGGCCCGAGTACGGCATCGTCTCCTGGCGAACCCGCGGGATGGCCGCCGAGACTGGCGAGATCCTGTGCTCCTACGAGCGCACGAACATGATCCCGCGTCGGGAACCAGTCGCGACGGACGGCAGTGGGGAGACGACCACGGACGAAAGCGACACCCCCGAACTCCCCGAAGCGTTCGTCACGCCCGAGGGCGGCTACTTCGAGGACTTCGTGGCAGCACTCGAGGAGGCCGAGGACCGCGACGCCGCCGTCGCCTACCGCCACGAACGTGGCCGCACCCAGGACGACGTCACCGTCGCCTCGCTGCCGCTCGCGACGCTGAACACGGCCAAACAGCACCACAACGTGGACGTGATGGGCGACTCGCCGTCGGGCGACATCGTCACCTACGGCGACGTCACTCGGTCGACGGCGCTGGGCCACGCCCGCTCGGACGAGGAGACCTGGCGCGAGGTCGGCTTCGACGACGAGGGGTTCCACACGTTCGTCGCCGCCGGAGACACCGTCTACGCGTTCACGCGCGTGCTCGAGGCGGAAGATCGCGCCTCGAGCGACGAGGCAGGAACTGTCCGGTTCGAGCACATCGCGTTCAACCAGGACGACGAACCGGTCTACTCCGGGACGCGAACTGCAGAGATCCAGAAACGAACTTACTGA
- a CDS encoding MoaD/ThiS family protein, with translation MQLECVFFGPFRNAVGEKTVHHEVDVEPVTIGDLLTDLEASYPDLEGELLDADETGLAGDTVVTVDERNVVHLDGLETELDEESVVRMIPSVYGG, from the coding sequence GTGCAACTCGAGTGCGTCTTCTTCGGTCCGTTCCGGAACGCCGTCGGTGAGAAGACCGTCCACCACGAGGTCGACGTCGAGCCGGTCACGATCGGCGACCTCCTTACGGACCTCGAGGCGTCGTATCCCGACCTCGAGGGTGAACTCCTCGACGCCGACGAGACGGGACTGGCGGGCGATACGGTCGTCACAGTCGACGAGCGGAACGTCGTCCACCTCGACGGCCTCGAGACGGAACTGGACGAGGAGTCCGTGGTACGGATGATTCCGTCGGTGTACGGCGGCTGA
- a CDS encoding methylaspartate ammonia-lyase, protein MKITGIHATPGYAGFFFDDQRAIKQGAQQDGFTYDGEPVTDGFDEIRQAGETLIVDVELEDGSTIRGDCAAVQYSGAGGRDPLFQPEEYAPVVEGPVADELEGRDATEFLANAELLEELEVEGERLHTAIRYGVSQSLLGAAAEATGATKTDVMADALGTDPATEPVPVFGQSGDDRYSNTEKMFVKGVPVLPHALINSVEKIGEDGETLLEYVEWLTKRSQELGPDGYEPRFHIDVYGMIGEIFGPPYDRDEVVDYFAALEEAAAPYPIQIEGPMDAGNRADQIAAMVELREGLADANVDVDIVADEWCNTFEDVRAFVDAGAADLVQVKTPDLGGIHRSGQAVRYCEGTDTRAYLGGTCNETATSSRACAHVALATNAAQVLAKPGMGFDEGYMIVENEMRRTIARRKREQLPSSTDEVTADD, encoded by the coding sequence ATGAAGATTACAGGAATTCACGCGACGCCCGGCTACGCCGGGTTCTTCTTCGACGACCAGCGCGCGATCAAACAGGGAGCACAGCAGGACGGCTTCACCTACGACGGTGAGCCAGTCACCGACGGCTTCGACGAGATCCGGCAAGCCGGCGAGACGCTCATCGTCGACGTCGAACTCGAGGACGGCTCCACGATCCGCGGCGACTGTGCTGCGGTCCAGTACTCCGGTGCCGGTGGACGCGATCCACTCTTCCAGCCCGAGGAGTACGCGCCCGTCGTCGAGGGTCCGGTCGCCGACGAACTCGAGGGGCGAGACGCGACCGAGTTCCTCGCAAACGCGGAACTGCTCGAGGAACTCGAGGTCGAAGGGGAACGACTCCACACGGCGATTCGCTACGGCGTCTCGCAGTCGCTTCTTGGAGCGGCCGCCGAAGCGACCGGAGCCACGAAGACGGACGTGATGGCCGACGCACTCGGGACCGACCCCGCGACGGAACCGGTTCCAGTGTTCGGACAGTCCGGTGACGACCGCTACAGCAACACCGAAAAGATGTTCGTCAAGGGCGTTCCCGTGCTTCCCCACGCCCTGATCAACAGCGTCGAGAAGATCGGCGAAGACGGCGAGACGCTGCTCGAGTACGTCGAGTGGCTCACCAAGCGGTCGCAGGAACTCGGGCCCGACGGCTACGAGCCGCGGTTCCACATCGACGTGTACGGGATGATCGGCGAAATCTTCGGCCCGCCGTACGACCGCGACGAGGTCGTCGACTACTTCGCGGCGCTCGAGGAAGCCGCCGCGCCGTACCCGATCCAGATCGAGGGGCCGATGGATGCCGGCAACCGCGCGGACCAGATCGCGGCGATGGTCGAACTCCGCGAGGGACTAGCCGACGCGAACGTCGACGTCGATATCGTCGCCGACGAGTGGTGTAACACGTTCGAGGACGTGCGGGCGTTCGTCGACGCGGGCGCTGCCGACCTCGTGCAGGTCAAAACCCCTGATCTGGGCGGCATCCACCGCAGCGGCCAGGCAGTCCGGTACTGCGAGGGAACGGACACCCGCGCGTACCTCGGCGGCACCTGCAACGAGACTGCAACCTCCTCGCGGGCCTGTGCCCACGTCGCGCTCGCAACCAACGCCGCACAGGTACTCGCAAAGCCCGGAATGGGTTTCGACGAGGGGTACATGATCGTCGAGAACGAGATGCGACGGACGATCGCCAGACGGAAACGGGAACAGTTACCATCCAGCACGGACGAGGTGACGGCGGATGACTGA